In Cryptomeria japonica chromosome 10, Sugi_1.0, whole genome shotgun sequence, a genomic segment contains:
- the LOC131047335 gene encoding uncharacterized protein LOC131047335 codes for MKITSWNVRGLSAPDKRCLVKRSLTKLESDMILLQETKLSGEKVYDFIKYCYKWEDLFQDARGASGGLGILWNSEAFEVVPIASNEFWMACNIRCKSGGIGFPLFNIYGSIKIDEKLRVWSEIYDQLQLLEMHKVIMARDFNAILDIDDKEGGLGKSTKVMEDFREFISTCQVVDVIPKNGKFTWTNRRLNFSKIYEKLDRFFVGEWWIDGSFSIHTNIIPQVGSDHIPVTLSTNHESPKNKNYFKFQSMWWRDPKFIELLKNWWLERNTYSGSPSFRFVKRIQYIKNKMKHWNKFSFKNIFIERLKIEEGLEDINNRVMIVGMVGEDYLKEKLLKEQHVELLNREEIYWRDKSQALWIAEGDHNTKFFHAFSKVRRNKNKITSVLDNNGALRITEAKIEQVALEHLERILGSYN; via the coding sequence ATGAAGATCACATCGTGGAATGTCAGAGGCTTATCTGCCCCTGACAAGAGATGCTTGGTCAAAAGGTCTTTGACCAAGCTTGAGTCTGATATGATTTTACTCCAGGAAACAAAATTGAGTGGTGAGAAGGTGTATGATTTCATTAAGTATTGTTATAAATGGGAGGATCTGTTTCAAGATGCTAGAGGTGCCTCTGGGGGTCTTGGAATTTTGTGGAACTCTGAGGCCTTCGAGGTGGTTCCAATTGCATCCAATGAGTTTTGGATGGCCTGCAACATAAGATGTAAATCAGGAGGTATTGGTTTTcctttgtttaatatttatggGTCGATTAAGATTGATGAAAAACTAAGAGTGTGGTCGGAGATATATGATCAATTGCAATTACTAGAGATGCACAAAGTAATCATGGCTAGGGATTTCAATGCAATTCTTGACATAGATGACAAAGAAGGAGGACTTGGAAAGAGCACAAAAGTAATGGAGGACTTCAGAGAATTCATATCGACATGTCAAGTGGTGGATGTCATTCCCAAAAATGGCAAGTTCACCTGGACTAACAGAAGacttaatttttcaaaaatttatgaaaaattGGATCGATTCTTTGTGGGGGAATGGTGGATTGATGGCAGCTTCTCCATCCACACTAACATCATTCCACAAGTTGGATCAGATCATATTCCTGTTACATTGTCCACCAATCATGAGTCTCCTAAGAACAAGAATTATTTTAAATTCCAGAGCATGTGGTGGAGGGATCCTAAATTCATTGAACTTCTTAAGAATTGGTGGTTGGAGAGAAACACGTATTCGGGTTCCCCTAGCTTCCGGTTTGTTAAAAGAATTCAGTATattaaaaacaaaatgaaacattGGAACAAGTTCTCATTCAAAAATATCTTCATTGAAAGACTCAAAATTGAAGAGGGATTGGAAGATATCAATAATAGAGTCATGATAGTGGGGATGGTCGGGGAAGATTATCTAAAAGAAAAATTACTTAAGGAACAACATGTGGAGTTGCTcaatagagaagaaatctattggcggGATAAGTCACAGGCGTTATGGATCGCAGAGGGTGATCataacacaaaattctttcatgccttTTCAAAGGTCAGAAGAAATAAGAACAAAATCACTTCAGTTCTCGATAATAATGGGGCGTTGAGAATCACTGAGGCTAAAATTGAGCAAGTTGCACTAGAACACTTAGAGAGAATTTTGGGAAGCTATAATTAG